The following is a genomic window from Inquilinus sp. Marseille-Q2685.
CTGCCATTTCGAGAACGACCCGGTGATGCCGGGCTGCCTGGGCCTCGACGCGCTGTGGCAGCTGACGGGGTTCTTCCTCGGCTGGACCGGGGCGCCGGGCAAAGGCCGGGCGCTGTCCACCGGCGAGGTGAAGTTCACCGGCCAGGTGCTGCCCGACGCCAAGCTCGTCACCTACCGCCTGGACCTGAAGCGGGTGATCAACCGCAAGCTGGTGCTGGGCATCGCCGACGGCAGCGTCGCCGTCGACGGCAAGATCATCTTCGAGGCCAAGGATCTGAGGGTCGGCCTGTTCACGTCGGCCGAAGCGTTCTGACGAACCGCGGAGAACCACCATGCGACGCGTCGTCGTCACCGGGCTCGGCATCGTCTCGAGCATCGGCAACAACCAGGACGAAGTCACCGCCAGCCTGCGCGAGGGCCGTTCCGGCATCGTCGCGGCGCCGGAGTACAAGGAACTGGGCTTCCGCTGCCACGTCCACGGCACGGTGAA
Proteins encoded in this region:
- the fabA gene encoding 3-hydroxyacyl-[acyl-carrier-protein] dehydratase FabA; translated protein: MEGANAAVTGKSSYTYEDLLSCAHGELFGPGNAKLPLPPMLMMDRITTINDNGGAYGKGEAVAELDIRPDLWFFACHFENDPVMPGCLGLDALWQLTGFFLGWTGAPGKGRALSTGEVKFTGQVLPDAKLVTYRLDLKRVINRKLVLGIADGSVAVDGKIIFEAKDLRVGLFTSAEAF